A stretch of the Hyalangium minutum genome encodes the following:
- a CDS encoding MGMT family protein, whose protein sequence is MPLNDERDYYERIYKVVNQIPKGMVATYGDVAAIVGDGCDGRIVGHALGALGPRSVQVAWQRVIGRNGRITTSGLHQPDKLTAEGVQFDERGYVVMERCHWAGPSAEWAQAHGFQQLPKGGAAEDAPDSQLSLF, encoded by the coding sequence ATGCCCCTCAACGACGAGCGGGACTATTACGAGCGCATCTACAAAGTCGTGAACCAGATCCCCAAAGGCATGGTCGCCACCTATGGAGACGTGGCCGCCATCGTCGGAGACGGCTGTGACGGGCGCATCGTGGGCCATGCCCTCGGGGCGCTTGGGCCCCGGTCGGTCCAGGTGGCCTGGCAACGGGTCATCGGACGCAACGGCCGCATCACCACCTCCGGCCTGCACCAGCCCGACAAGCTGACCGCCGAGGGGGTCCAGTTCGATGAGCGCGGCTATGTGGTCATGGAGCGCTGCCACTGGGCCGGCCCGAGCGCCGAGTGGGCCCAGGCCCACGGCTTTCAGCAGCTTCCCAAGGGAGGCGCGGCCGAGGACGCCCCCGACAGTCAGCTCAGCCTCTTCTAA
- the tnpB gene encoding IS66 family insertion sequence element accessory protein TnpB: MLTLPSAVRIVLATEPVDMRESIDGLMALVRSSFAEDVYSGHLFVFVTRRGEWL; this comes from the coding sequence GTGCTGACACTGCCCTCGGCGGTGCGCATTGTGTTGGCCACCGAACCGGTGGACATGCGTGAATCCATCGACGGGCTGATGGCGCTGGTGCGCTCCAGCTTTGCAGAGGACGTCTACTCCGGGCATCTGTTCGTCTTTGTCACTCGACGAGGAGAATGGCTTTAA
- the deoD gene encoding purine-nucleoside phosphorylase, whose protein sequence is MPTPHISAAAGDFAEVVLMPGDPLRARYIAERFLESPREVTAVRNMYGFTGTFRGKRLSVMGHGMGIPSLSIYATELVTEYGARVLIRVGSCGAIRKDVPMRSVIVATGAGTDSKVNRMRMLDHDFPAVADFTLARRAVEAAERMGRTVRVGSVFSTDFFYHPQKNLLDVLERMGMLAVEMEVAGLYGVAAEFGARALALLTVSDQIRLGEHLSPSERQTSFDEMIEVALEVAASELGATP, encoded by the coding sequence ATGCCAACTCCACATATCTCCGCGGCCGCAGGGGACTTCGCCGAGGTGGTGCTGATGCCCGGCGATCCGCTCCGGGCGCGCTACATCGCCGAGCGCTTCCTCGAGAGCCCTCGCGAAGTGACGGCGGTTCGCAACATGTACGGCTTCACGGGCACGTTCCGGGGCAAGCGGCTCTCGGTGATGGGCCATGGAATGGGCATCCCCTCGCTGTCCATCTACGCCACCGAGCTGGTGACGGAGTACGGCGCGCGCGTGCTCATCCGCGTGGGGAGCTGCGGCGCCATCCGGAAGGACGTGCCCATGCGCAGCGTCATCGTCGCGACGGGGGCGGGGACGGACTCGAAGGTGAACCGGATGCGGATGCTGGACCACGACTTTCCGGCGGTGGCGGACTTCACCCTGGCCCGCCGGGCCGTGGAGGCCGCCGAGCGCATGGGCCGCACGGTGCGCGTGGGCTCCGTCTTCTCCACGGACTTCTTCTACCACCCGCAGAAGAACCTGCTCGACGTGCTCGAGCGCATGGGCATGCTCGCGGTGGAGATGGAGGTGGCCGGGCTCTACGGCGTGGCTGCCGAGTTCGGCGCCCGGGCGCTCGCGCTGCTCACCGTGTCGGATCAGATCCGCCTGGGCGAGCACCTCTCCCCGTCCGAGCGGCAGACCTCTTTCGACGAGATGATCGAGGTCGCCCTGGAGGTGGCCGCCTCGGAGCTCGGCGCAACCCCCTGA
- a CDS encoding AAA family ATPase yields the protein MRRSIILVARTVSPAKSTQELFMVDDKEPLALKYFRIVGLHGKRTFKIPFDGKRLVLVGENGTGKSTVVSMIYYALTRQWERLDDYEFKAIQIGFSGEEIEIAKADLPELHRGTSRERGPFSSGMYRIAEKYVSRHLKNVISRDQVDKDALARELSEVMGISMRMAVMLVWDVVGGTGVENPAASVNAKLLELFNTTVLFLPTYRRIERDLKAIFPNLEKHIEEFRQSHSRRKDTREYIELVEFGMHDIDIAFGETMSQLKEDLRKGLDALTGEYLRDALKKGYDAADVSLIRELDEPTLNSILGRIDEKFLPSADKESLKKRISSIRTAERVQYDDRVVAHFFGKLIALHKRQADKESSVRAFVDISNKYLENKRVEFDNGNFTIKIVPIDDSGHVNGEPLPPKMLSSGEKQIVSLFTHLFLTSNEGFFVIIDEPELSLSVPWQERFLPDIWGSGRCKGLLAVTHSPFIYSNYEMKDAAHALMEFVEG from the coding sequence ATGAGGCGAAGCATAATCCTTGTCGCACGCACAGTGTCTCCAGCAAAAAGCACACAGGAGCTGTTTATGGTAGATGACAAAGAGCCACTAGCTCTCAAATATTTCCGCATCGTTGGTCTTCATGGGAAAAGAACTTTCAAGATTCCCTTTGATGGAAAGAGACTCGTTCTCGTCGGGGAAAATGGAACCGGTAAAAGCACAGTCGTCTCCATGATTTATTACGCATTAACCCGACAGTGGGAGCGCTTAGACGATTACGAATTCAAAGCCATCCAAATCGGCTTCTCCGGAGAAGAGATAGAAATAGCGAAAGCAGATTTGCCAGAACTTCATCGTGGCACGTCTCGCGAGCGTGGTCCCTTTTCCTCTGGGATGTATCGCATAGCCGAAAAATACGTGTCCCGTCACCTAAAGAATGTGATCAGCAGGGATCAAGTCGACAAGGATGCCCTTGCAAGAGAATTGTCAGAAGTCATGGGAATCTCCATGAGAATGGCTGTTATGCTTGTGTGGGATGTGGTGGGTGGAACAGGAGTTGAAAACCCTGCAGCATCAGTTAACGCCAAGCTCTTAGAGCTCTTTAATACGACAGTCCTTTTTTTGCCAACCTACCGGCGCATAGAGAGAGACCTTAAAGCTATATTCCCAAATCTGGAAAAGCATATCGAAGAGTTTAGGCAGTCGCACAGCCGCCGAAAAGACACTCGCGAGTACATCGAACTGGTCGAGTTCGGAATGCATGACATCGACATCGCGTTCGGCGAAACCATGTCCCAGCTCAAAGAAGATTTGAGAAAAGGTTTAGATGCATTGACCGGAGAGTATCTAAGAGATGCTCTCAAGAAGGGATACGACGCTGCGGATGTCTCTTTGATTAGGGAGTTGGATGAACCTACACTCAATAGCATCCTTGGGCGAATTGATGAGAAGTTTCTCCCGTCTGCCGACAAGGAAAGCCTTAAGAAGCGGATCTCGTCAATAAGAACAGCTGAGCGTGTTCAGTATGACGATCGTGTTGTTGCGCACTTCTTCGGGAAACTTATCGCTCTCCATAAAAGACAGGCCGACAAAGAGAGTTCTGTTAGAGCCTTTGTCGATATCAGCAATAAATACCTGGAAAACAAGAGGGTAGAGTTCGACAATGGCAACTTCACAATCAAGATAGTACCAATTGACGACTCCGGTCACGTCAATGGCGAACCACTCCCTCCGAAGATGTTGTCCTCTGGGGAAAAGCAGATAGTCTCACTTTTTACTCACCTGTTCTTGACTAGTAATGAAGGCTTCTTTGTAATTATAGATGAGCCGGAACTGTCGCTGTCAGTCCCGTGGCAAGAGAGGTTCTTGCCGGATATCTGGGGAAGTGGCCGCTGCAAGGGATTGCTCGCCGTGACACATTCACCCTTCATCTACAGTAACTACGAGATGAAGGATGCTGCGCACGCCTTGATGGAGTTTGTGGAGGGTTAG
- the tnpA gene encoding IS66 family insertion sequence element accessory protein TnpA, whose amino-acid sequence MTKPADKPQWVRIAEQFEQSGLTQKQFAQQQGLPLSTVQSWVYRRRRQVAAPSAPPVRLLPVEVAAPAMSSAGKMEVLTARGVRVSFAMGTDVSYMARLMAALECPSC is encoded by the coding sequence ATGACCAAGCCAGCCGACAAGCCGCAGTGGGTCCGCATCGCCGAGCAGTTTGAGCAGAGCGGACTGACGCAGAAGCAGTTCGCCCAGCAGCAAGGGCTGCCGCTGAGTACCGTGCAGTCGTGGGTTTACCGGCGGAGGCGCCAAGTGGCCGCGCCCAGTGCACCGCCTGTGCGCCTGCTGCCGGTGGAGGTGGCCGCGCCGGCCATGAGCAGCGCGGGGAAGATGGAGGTGCTCACCGCCAGGGGCGTGCGCGTGAGCTTCGCGATGGGCACCGACGTTTCCTATATGGCGCGGCTGATGGCGGCGCTGGAGTGCCCCTCGTGCTGA
- a CDS encoding FAD-binding oxidoreductase, with translation MAPSFEPFFAAVREHLGPESVDTTPETVARYGANLLPGGDLPPSGVVYPASAEHVQAVVRLANTHGVTLWPSSTGENRGLGFKSPVRPGQVVVDLGRRMNRIVEIDETLAYAVVEPGVTYAQLYAELGRRGHKLMMDTTSGPPDGGILGNTLDKGAGYTPYFDHFGMSCGYEVVLPTGELLRTSDGGLPGSKTQHLSKYGYGPFLDGLFVQSNLGIVTRMGVWLMPRPPVIRSFFFSFPDDEDLGDIIELVRPLKMNNVVPTLIKVTSDVYAFGTEESYPFEKTAGKTPLPFEVRKELREKYGLGSWLVSGAFYGPSEEAVQPLIERMQAHFMKSGKARYISHAEAEQSRVLKIHISTFSGQPTADEQGLLWWRPGGGATWFLPATPMVGKIASEHQALSRRILSEHGFELAVEYVCGPRMSRALHILLYNRQEAEERQRAARCFLALLKAYAEAGIMVSRAPLDVQQEVMGLLETTPEVLSRLKRALDPAGILAPGKYGIE, from the coding sequence GAGGGGATCTGCCGCCCTCGGGCGTCGTGTACCCGGCCTCGGCCGAGCACGTGCAGGCCGTGGTCCGGCTGGCCAACACGCACGGGGTGACGCTGTGGCCCTCGAGCACCGGCGAGAACCGAGGGCTCGGCTTCAAGTCACCGGTACGCCCGGGGCAAGTGGTGGTGGACCTGGGCCGACGCATGAACCGCATCGTCGAGATCGATGAGACGCTCGCCTATGCCGTCGTGGAGCCCGGCGTCACCTACGCGCAGCTGTACGCGGAGCTGGGCCGGCGCGGCCACAAGCTGATGATGGACACGACCTCGGGGCCACCGGATGGAGGCATCCTCGGCAATACGCTCGACAAGGGCGCCGGGTACACGCCGTACTTCGATCACTTCGGCATGAGCTGTGGCTACGAGGTGGTGCTGCCCACCGGTGAGCTGCTGCGCACCTCGGATGGAGGGCTTCCGGGCTCGAAGACGCAGCACCTCTCCAAGTATGGGTACGGGCCGTTCCTCGATGGGCTCTTCGTTCAGTCGAACCTCGGCATCGTCACGCGCATGGGCGTGTGGTTGATGCCCCGGCCGCCGGTGATCCGTTCCTTCTTCTTCTCGTTCCCGGACGATGAGGATCTCGGCGACATCATTGAGCTGGTGCGCCCGCTGAAGATGAACAACGTGGTGCCCACGCTCATCAAGGTGACGAGCGACGTCTACGCATTTGGCACCGAGGAGTCCTATCCCTTCGAGAAGACGGCAGGGAAGACGCCGCTGCCCTTTGAGGTCCGCAAGGAGCTGAGGGAGAAGTACGGCCTGGGGTCCTGGCTCGTGTCGGGCGCGTTCTATGGACCCTCGGAGGAGGCCGTGCAGCCGCTGATCGAGCGGATGCAGGCCCACTTCATGAAGTCCGGCAAGGCTCGCTACATCTCTCACGCCGAGGCGGAGCAGAGCCGGGTCCTGAAGATCCACATCTCCACGTTCAGTGGGCAGCCCACGGCGGATGAGCAGGGGCTGCTGTGGTGGCGGCCAGGAGGTGGGGCCACGTGGTTCCTGCCCGCTACGCCCATGGTGGGGAAGATCGCCAGCGAGCACCAGGCGCTCTCCCGGCGCATCCTCTCCGAGCACGGCTTCGAGCTCGCCGTTGAGTATGTGTGCGGCCCTCGCATGAGCCGCGCCCTGCACATCCTCCTCTATAACCGCCAGGAAGCCGAGGAGCGGCAGCGGGCGGCGCGGTGCTTCCTCGCTCTGCTCAAGGCCTACGCCGAGGCGGGCATCATGGTCTCCCGGGCCCCGCTGGATGTGCAGCAGGAGGTGATGGGGCTCCTCGAGACGACGCCCGAGGTGCTCTCGCGCCTCAAGCGCGCCCTGGACCCGGCGGGCATCCTGGCCCCCGGCAAGTACGGAATCGAATGA
- a CDS encoding DUF4435 domain-containing protein, with protein sequence MTFPDQLQQSMQRSVVILHRFLLNVGKLRSGVHAFFEGKTDDSFYGTAIRSHLDPDRKYATYHCGSKRRVHDVRKEINGRVPRGSVALFFTDRDLDRLIPVVYDSFDDVYVTDFYSVENHLVSEEMLECVWGQVFRQELDPASMTPVMEKFREGMAKYCSTMRYVMAWVVVQRRAGTKLNLDDKVSLHELFEVGEDLVASTKIADGDVYKALDSMARCVTNEEQKAQADALAAQFVNEFPKNFVRGRFELWFFMEFLKSLRKWSERQGYRVQAKVELGLANALDVLGPRVRLPISLATFLRRHLGKAELPGAV encoded by the coding sequence ATGACTTTCCCCGATCAACTTCAACAATCCATGCAGCGCAGTGTTGTGATTCTCCATCGGTTTCTCCTTAATGTTGGTAAGCTGCGCTCAGGTGTGCATGCGTTTTTCGAGGGCAAGACGGACGATTCGTTCTATGGAACTGCCATTCGTAGCCACCTAGATCCAGATCGTAAGTACGCCACGTATCACTGTGGGAGCAAACGTCGCGTGCATGATGTGCGCAAGGAAATCAATGGCCGCGTCCCAAGAGGAAGCGTAGCGCTGTTTTTTACCGATCGCGACTTGGATCGCTTGATTCCAGTTGTGTATGACTCTTTTGATGATGTGTATGTTACCGATTTCTACTCGGTGGAAAATCATCTTGTTTCTGAAGAGATGCTTGAATGTGTATGGGGCCAAGTATTCCGGCAGGAACTCGATCCAGCCTCAATGACTCCAGTGATGGAGAAGTTCAGAGAAGGCATGGCGAAGTATTGTTCGACTATGCGGTATGTCATGGCATGGGTGGTGGTCCAGAGAAGAGCGGGAACAAAGCTCAATCTTGATGACAAGGTAAGCCTGCATGAACTATTCGAAGTAGGCGAGGACCTTGTTGCAAGCACGAAGATCGCTGATGGAGACGTATACAAAGCCTTGGATAGCATGGCTAGGTGCGTTACCAATGAAGAACAGAAAGCCCAGGCGGACGCTCTTGCAGCACAATTCGTAAATGAGTTTCCCAAGAATTTTGTTAGGGGTAGGTTTGAGCTTTGGTTTTTTATGGAGTTTCTGAAGTCGTTGCGAAAGTGGAGTGAACGACAAGGATATCGCGTCCAGGCCAAGGTTGAACTTGGCTTGGCAAATGCCCTTGATGTCTTAGGTCCACGAGTACGATTGCCAATATCGCTAGCAACATTTCTTCGGAGGCATCTCGGCAAAGCAGAATTGCCAGGGGCCGTTTAA
- a CDS encoding LOG family protein: MTEIETLEAFERHLRSGSPFRNVVIQGLDLRGFTRELSSAPLEGSAFLGCHLEQQALQAALSHGAMVFPPFLGLPYQPYRSHLYTVEELYAGFDPSRPGTYADTLDARIYAHWVTQGRASPVSILDTLAQRLHDHSVTDAMEELLAGNGQPRKVVAIMGGHSMLRGQPDYRSVAVLARELTRRGFFMVSGGGPGAMEATHLGAWFARRTDAELDAALAILAKAPSYKDTEWLSLAFDVRTAFPLRPEDLLACASLGIPTWHYGHEPPNAFATIIAKYFANSVREEGLITIARGGIIYSPGSAGTIQEIFQDACQNHYNTVGVVSPMIFLGREFWTRTRPIYPLVAQLAQGYEYARYLRLTDSVDEVIQVLEEYDRDQALPRPPG; the protein is encoded by the coding sequence ATGACCGAGATCGAGACCCTCGAAGCCTTCGAGCGTCACCTGCGCAGCGGCAGTCCCTTCCGCAACGTGGTCATCCAGGGGCTGGACCTGCGGGGCTTCACCCGGGAGCTCTCTTCCGCCCCGCTGGAGGGCTCCGCCTTCCTGGGGTGCCACCTGGAGCAGCAGGCCCTGCAGGCCGCCCTGTCTCACGGCGCCATGGTGTTCCCGCCGTTCCTCGGGCTGCCCTACCAGCCGTACCGCAGCCACCTCTATACGGTCGAGGAGCTCTACGCGGGCTTCGATCCCTCACGCCCTGGCACCTACGCTGACACGCTGGATGCTCGTATTTACGCCCACTGGGTCACCCAGGGCCGCGCCAGCCCGGTGTCCATCCTCGATACGCTGGCCCAGCGGCTCCATGATCACTCCGTCACGGACGCCATGGAGGAGCTGCTGGCGGGGAATGGGCAGCCTCGCAAGGTGGTGGCCATCATGGGCGGCCACTCCATGCTCCGAGGCCAGCCGGATTACCGCTCGGTGGCGGTGCTCGCGCGCGAGCTGACCCGTCGTGGCTTCTTCATGGTGAGCGGTGGAGGCCCCGGCGCCATGGAGGCCACCCACCTGGGTGCGTGGTTCGCCCGGCGCACCGATGCGGAGCTGGACGCGGCGCTCGCCATCCTCGCGAAGGCCCCGAGCTATAAGGATACTGAGTGGCTCTCTCTCGCCTTCGATGTGCGCACGGCGTTCCCGCTGCGCCCCGAGGACCTCTTGGCCTGCGCGAGCCTGGGCATCCCCACCTGGCACTACGGGCACGAGCCGCCCAACGCCTTCGCCACCATCATCGCCAAGTACTTCGCCAACAGCGTGCGCGAGGAGGGGCTCATCACCATCGCCCGGGGTGGCATCATCTACTCGCCCGGGAGCGCGGGCACCATCCAGGAGATCTTCCAGGACGCCTGCCAGAACCACTACAACACCGTGGGCGTCGTCAGTCCGATGATCTTCCTCGGCCGCGAGTTCTGGACGCGCACCCGGCCCATCTACCCGCTCGTGGCGCAGCTGGCCCAGGGCTACGAGTACGCGCGCTACCTGCGGCTCACGGACTCGGTGGACGAAGTCATCCAGGTGCTGGAGGAGTACGACCGCGACCAGGCCCTGCCGCGCCCGCCCGGCTGA